In Helianthus annuus cultivar XRQ/B chromosome 8, HanXRQr2.0-SUNRISE, whole genome shotgun sequence, a single genomic region encodes these proteins:
- the LOC110873439 gene encoding cytochrome b561 and DOMON domain-containing protein At3g07570 → MIKVIPMMKLVTNLPFLLLLACSLHMNDMIHAQTTQDSCSSNTNLANFNGRISFDVSSLNCFSVWTSEDFILRYSQAGPSLWSFVLSTPNTNSYIGMGFSPNGGMVGSSAVVGWVGRDGTTSMRRYFLGGQTPSQVLVDQGDLQIVGNTSTIFVDSSRIYMAFQLVTDQPRQRLVYSVGDSNNLPPSTPSYRLTQHRSQIAIRMNYATGQSSQTKAPYSNLKRAHGILNMMAWGILIPIGAMVARYLKHLDPLWFYVHSGVQSLGFILGLAGVIAGFVLDDRLDARVGKHKGLGISILVLGCLQVLALLVRPSIDAKTRQYWNWYHHSVGRLMILFAIVNIFYGIHLAKAGTSWNVGYGVVLGIYAITIVILEIKMLRKK, encoded by the exons ATGATCAAAGTCATACCCATGATGAAATTAGTCACAAATCTTCCATTTTTGCTACTTTTAGCATGTTCATTGCATATGAATGATATGATACATGCACAAACAACTCAAGACTCATGTAGTTCCAACACAAATCTTGCGAATTTCAACGGTAGAATCTCTTTCGACGTATCTTCTCTCAATTGCTTTTCTGTGTGGACATCTGAAGATTTCATCCTTAGA TATTCACAAGCGGGTCCAAGTTTGTGGAGCTTTGTGTTGTCCACACCAAACACGAATTCGTATATTGGAATGGGGTTTTCGCCAAACGGGGGTATGGTTGGGTCTAGTGCCGTTGTGGGTTGGGTGGGTCGAGATGGAACAACTAGCATGAGAAGGTATTTCCTTGGTGGTCAAACCCCGAGTCAAGTGTTGGTGGATCAAGGAGACCTACAAATCGTAGGAAACACATCAACGATCTTTGTAGATTCGTCTCGGATCTACATGGCGTTTCAGTTGGTTACCGACCAACCTAGACAACGACTTGTGTATTCGGTAGGGGATAGCAACAATCTACCTCCAAGTACACCGAGTTATCGCTTGACTCAACATAGAAGTCAAATCGCGATTAGAATGAACTACGCAACGG GTCAAAGTAGCCAGACTAAGGCCCCTTACTCGAATTTGAAGAGAGCTCATGGAATCTTGAACATGATGGCATGGGGAATACTAATCCCTATTGGCGCAATGGTTGCGCGCTATTTGAAGCATTTGGACCCGTTATGGTTTTACGTGCATTCAGGCGTTCAGTCATTAGGGTTTATTCTTGGATTAGCAGGCGTGATTGCGGGATTTGTGTTAGATGATCGTCTTGATGCTAGAGTTGGAAAGCACAAAGGACTTGGAATATCCATTCTTGTACTCGGTTGTCTTCAG GTTCTAGCTTTATTGGTTCGTCCTTCTATAGATGCAAAAACGCGACAATACTGGAACTGGTATCATCATAGTGTAGGAAGACTTATGATATTGTTTGCGATTGTGAATATTTTCTATGGAATCCATTTAGCTAAGGCGGGAACCTCATGGAATGTTGGCTATGGTGTTGTTCTTGGGATATATGCTATAACCATTGTGATTTTAGAAATTAAGATGTTACGGAAAAAATAG